A single genomic interval of Aureliella helgolandensis harbors:
- a CDS encoding sialate O-acetylesterase, whose product MQRIALLSIVLYLQCFTGAQAQEPLQVFILAGQSNMEGHASVEVLDYMQEDPLSAALLSQIKNADGSFRTIENVWISYLTGEQGRIDGENHEVFGPLTAGYGNQGGRDYDMMGTKLGPELAFGITLRQHIPHPILIIKTAWGGQSLHTDFRSPSAGPYLPTEDDIARERFATAEQQTQLQAATGARYRQMIQHVQAVLQNIPRIYPGYSPEQGYELAGFVWFQGFNDMVSRNVYPEVPADHPTPRFAKYTEWLSHFIRDTRADLSTPDLPFVIGVLGVDGATPNAGNQAFRDSQTAVASLPEFRGNVFAVQTYPFWDERLAAIDRKRAELRQKHYLLRTKNKNHENADGQLDESAQRKIVDELETQLFTEADYALEKRAKSNAGYHYLGSAKTYSLIGQAFADTLLKH is encoded by the coding sequence ATGCAACGCATCGCTCTTCTCTCGATCGTGCTCTACCTGCAATGCTTCACCGGGGCGCAAGCACAGGAGCCGTTACAGGTCTTCATCCTGGCGGGCCAATCCAACATGGAAGGACACGCTAGCGTGGAGGTCCTCGATTACATGCAGGAAGATCCGCTCTCGGCGGCACTGCTATCCCAAATCAAGAACGCCGATGGCTCCTTCCGCACCATCGAGAACGTTTGGATTTCGTATCTAACAGGCGAGCAGGGACGAATTGATGGCGAGAATCACGAAGTATTTGGTCCATTGACCGCCGGCTATGGCAACCAAGGTGGTCGCGACTATGACATGATGGGCACCAAACTGGGACCAGAACTCGCCTTTGGAATCACCCTGCGGCAGCACATCCCCCACCCCATTCTGATCATCAAAACCGCCTGGGGCGGTCAATCGCTGCATACCGATTTCCGTTCTCCAAGCGCTGGACCGTACCTGCCGACAGAAGATGACATCGCCCGCGAACGCTTCGCGACCGCCGAACAACAAACTCAGCTGCAGGCAGCCACCGGCGCACGCTACCGTCAGATGATCCAGCACGTGCAAGCGGTCCTGCAAAACATACCTCGCATCTACCCCGGTTACTCGCCAGAGCAAGGTTACGAGCTCGCCGGATTCGTGTGGTTCCAAGGCTTCAACGATATGGTGAGCAGGAATGTCTACCCCGAAGTACCGGCTGATCACCCAACCCCTCGCTTTGCGAAATACACCGAGTGGCTGAGCCATTTCATTCGCGACACGCGTGCGGATCTGTCGACTCCCGACCTGCCATTCGTTATCGGTGTCCTGGGAGTCGACGGTGCAACTCCCAATGCGGGCAACCAAGCCTTTCGAGATAGCCAAACTGCGGTCGCCAGCCTGCCTGAGTTTCGAGGAAACGTTTTCGCTGTCCAAACCTATCCGTTCTGGGATGAGCGGTTGGCAGCCATCGACCGCAAACGGGCCGAACTCCGCCAAAAGCATTATTTATTGCGAACGAAAAACAAGAACCATGAAAACGCAGATGGCCAGCTCGATGAATCCGCGCAACGCAAAATCGTCGATGAACTGGAAACGCAGCTTTTCACCGAAGCCGATTACGCCCTTGAAAAACGAGCGAAGTCCAATGCCGGCTACCATTACCTGGGTTCCGCCAAAACCTACTCCCTGATCGGCCAAGCCTTTGCCGATACACTTCTAAAGCACTAG
- the ycaC gene encoding isochorismate family cysteine hydrolase YcaC encodes MGSFKYRRLDKSDAALLLVDHQSGLCNVVGDFSPDDFKNNVLATAAAAKYFQLPTILTTSFEKGPNGPLVPELKELFPDAPYIARPGQINAWDNEEFVAAVKATGKKQLIIAGVVTEVCVAFPALSAVEEGYEVYVITDASGTFNKTTRDAAWSRMEAAGVQLMSWFGMACELHRDWRNDMEGLGTLLSDHLPAYRNLITSHNAPR; translated from the coding sequence ATGGGTAGTTTTAAATATCGCCGCTTGGATAAGTCCGATGCAGCCTTGCTGCTGGTAGATCATCAGTCAGGTCTGTGCAACGTAGTGGGAGACTTTTCTCCAGATGACTTTAAGAACAATGTGCTAGCCACGGCGGCAGCAGCAAAATATTTCCAGTTGCCGACAATTCTTACGACCAGCTTCGAGAAAGGCCCTAACGGACCACTCGTCCCTGAACTCAAGGAACTATTCCCTGACGCCCCGTACATCGCCCGCCCTGGCCAGATCAATGCCTGGGACAACGAGGAGTTCGTGGCAGCGGTAAAAGCGACTGGCAAGAAGCAATTGATTATCGCCGGCGTTGTCACCGAAGTCTGCGTCGCCTTTCCAGCGTTGTCCGCCGTCGAAGAGGGCTACGAAGTGTATGTTATTACCGATGCATCGGGAACTTTTAACAAGACAACTCGAGATGCTGCCTGGTCGCGAATGGAAGCAGCTGGAGTGCAGTTAATGAGCTGGTTTGGAATGGCTTGCGAATTGCATCGCGACTGGAGAAACGATATGGAAGGCCTGGGAACCCTACTTTCAGACCACTTGCCGGCCTATCGAAACTTGATCACAAGCCACAACGCGCCGCGATGA
- a CDS encoding pirin family protein has product MKKIKQIVRNVPQHWVGDGFPVRSLFSYSSGNEYDPFLLLDYAGPQDFAPDEAKRGVGEHPHRGFETVTILYQGELEHRDSTGSHGNLGPGDVQWMTAASGIVHEEFHSRNFARNGGTLEMVQLWVNLRSTDKASPPKYQDLRDDQFPRVELANAAGTARIIAGQFGEADGPASTFTPMNVWDLQLKANATVDLKVPAGHTTVLITQQGTVRVNDSPMKGVELALLEREGDLIQIHSETESRILVLTGEPLGEPVVGQGPFVMNTREEIHESIQAYQAGKMGHLAPAE; this is encoded by the coding sequence ATGAAAAAGATTAAGCAAATAGTTCGGAATGTTCCACAGCATTGGGTTGGCGATGGCTTTCCAGTGCGCAGTCTTTTCTCCTACAGCTCAGGGAACGAATACGATCCGTTTCTTTTGCTTGACTATGCCGGTCCGCAAGATTTTGCTCCCGATGAAGCGAAACGCGGCGTCGGTGAGCATCCGCATCGCGGTTTTGAAACGGTTACGATTCTGTACCAGGGCGAACTTGAGCATCGCGATTCCACGGGCAGCCATGGAAACCTGGGCCCCGGAGATGTGCAGTGGATGACGGCCGCCTCGGGCATCGTTCATGAAGAATTTCATAGCCGTAACTTCGCTCGGAACGGCGGTACCCTTGAAATGGTTCAATTGTGGGTCAACCTGCGTTCCACCGACAAGGCGTCGCCACCGAAGTACCAAGACCTGCGCGACGACCAGTTTCCTCGTGTCGAGCTCGCGAACGCTGCCGGTACGGCACGCATTATTGCGGGGCAATTCGGTGAGGCGGATGGGCCCGCCAGTACGTTTACGCCGATGAACGTCTGGGATTTGCAACTCAAGGCAAATGCGACAGTCGACCTGAAAGTGCCAGCCGGACACACTACCGTGCTCATCACTCAACAGGGGACGGTGCGGGTCAACGATTCGCCCATGAAGGGCGTTGAATTGGCTTTGCTGGAACGTGAGGGAGACTTGATTCAAATCCATTCCGAAACAGAATCAAGAATCTTGGTGCTTACCGGCGAACCCCTAGGTGAACCCGTAGTTGGACAAGGACCGTTCGTCATGAACACACGTGAAGAAATTCACGAATCCATACAGGCCTACCAAGCGGGCAAGATGGGGCACCTGGCGCCAGCGGAGTGA
- a CDS encoding sialidase family protein produces MNRSLSWQRALTAAFTLVPVFAFVLAGALRANTADFEHAQAGPFQSLDTNLGKWVVVRGSARVDREHAANGKQCLHLAGGTETSIELTLAGAVRTDGNLTFRAERWTKRSPFTFRIEKRVDGQWLEIWNGDKQIQVGRGFLSDIDLALADPNLDRLRISVTSPPGTGVLIDDVRIAPAQVQRIVAAEVVPLTLPALVGVEHCPIVKLKIETSGRVSPISLSQIRGNLKGTILEDEITQVSAFFTGSSGRFNTAVALGSTERIDSSFQFDCGLELGEGANYVWIACGLRKDANIDHRIGAVCEQLTFSNGETIQLDAAPTVQRMGIALRSRGEDGVHTYRIPGLATTLSGSLISVYDNRRSKGGDLPGDIDVGMSRSTDGGLSWRPMRTIMDMGQDPEWNYDGIGDPAVLVDRNTGTIWVAATWSHGNRSWHGSGPGLQPEETGQLILVRSDDDGLTWSDPINITQQVKRPEWCFLLQGPGKGITMQDGTLVFAAQYQDSPENDRLPHSTILYSKDHGANWHIGTGAFDDTTEAQVVELEPGVLMLNCRYNRDSVRVVMTTNDMGKTWHKHASSERALIEPTACMASLINVDREVGANVGTWLLFSNPDSTRGRHHITIKASPDHGLTWPKEHHLLLDKGSGSGYSCMSMIDRHTVGILYEGSQAQLTFQRIPLKDLVPPLNL; encoded by the coding sequence GGCTAATACAGCGGATTTTGAGCATGCGCAGGCTGGCCCCTTTCAGTCGCTGGATACGAACTTGGGCAAGTGGGTTGTTGTCCGCGGGAGTGCGCGAGTCGACAGGGAGCATGCTGCGAATGGCAAGCAGTGTTTGCACTTGGCAGGTGGCACGGAGACTTCCATCGAATTGACATTGGCTGGGGCGGTCCGTACCGATGGAAACTTGACGTTTCGTGCGGAGCGGTGGACCAAACGCTCGCCCTTTACGTTTCGGATTGAGAAGCGGGTGGACGGGCAGTGGCTGGAAATATGGAATGGCGACAAACAAATTCAAGTCGGCCGTGGTTTTCTGTCGGATATCGATCTAGCACTGGCTGACCCCAACCTTGATCGCTTGCGAATCTCCGTGACCAGTCCCCCTGGTACCGGAGTGTTGATCGATGATGTACGTATCGCACCCGCCCAAGTGCAGAGAATTGTTGCGGCAGAGGTCGTTCCACTGACGTTGCCTGCCCTGGTGGGAGTGGAACATTGCCCCATCGTGAAACTGAAGATCGAAACTTCGGGGCGCGTGTCTCCCATTTCTTTATCTCAGATTCGCGGCAACTTGAAGGGAACTATACTGGAGGACGAGATTACGCAAGTGAGTGCATTCTTCACTGGCTCAAGCGGGCGCTTCAACACGGCTGTTGCATTGGGTTCTACGGAGCGAATCGATTCGTCTTTTCAGTTCGATTGCGGTCTAGAACTCGGCGAAGGTGCGAACTACGTTTGGATCGCTTGTGGGCTTCGAAAGGATGCCAATATCGATCACCGTATCGGCGCGGTATGCGAGCAACTGACTTTTTCAAATGGTGAAACGATCCAACTCGACGCTGCCCCAACGGTGCAACGGATGGGGATCGCGCTGCGTAGTCGCGGCGAAGATGGAGTCCACACCTATCGTATTCCAGGCTTAGCTACGACCCTGAGTGGCTCACTCATCAGCGTTTACGATAACCGGAGAAGCAAGGGAGGGGATCTTCCGGGCGATATTGATGTGGGAATGTCGCGTTCCACCGATGGTGGTCTGAGCTGGCGGCCGATGAGAACCATCATGGACATGGGGCAGGATCCGGAATGGAATTACGATGGAATTGGCGATCCGGCTGTGCTGGTCGATCGAAATACCGGCACGATCTGGGTCGCGGCAACTTGGAGCCACGGGAATCGTTCTTGGCATGGATCTGGTCCAGGACTTCAGCCCGAGGAAACAGGGCAATTAATACTCGTGCGGAGTGACGATGACGGACTTACTTGGTCTGACCCCATCAATATCACCCAGCAAGTTAAACGCCCAGAATGGTGTTTCCTCCTACAGGGACCTGGTAAGGGAATCACCATGCAGGATGGTACTCTCGTGTTCGCTGCACAGTATCAGGACTCCCCAGAGAATGATCGCTTGCCCCATTCCACGATTCTCTATTCCAAGGATCATGGAGCGAACTGGCATATTGGGACTGGGGCTTTCGACGATACGACGGAAGCGCAAGTGGTGGAGCTCGAGCCAGGGGTGTTGATGTTGAATTGTCGCTACAACCGAGATTCGGTGCGAGTTGTCATGACGACCAACGATATGGGAAAAACCTGGCACAAGCACGCCTCCTCCGAACGGGCCTTGATTGAGCCCACTGCATGCATGGCAAGTCTTATCAACGTGGACCGAGAAGTGGGAGCTAATGTTGGCACCTGGCTCCTGTTTTCCAACCCTGACAGCACGCGTGGACGCCATCACATCACGATCAAGGCGTCCCCAGATCATGGACTCACCTGGCCGAAAGAGCATCACCTTCTACTGGATAAAGGAAGTGGCAGTGGTTATTCCTGCATGTCCATGATCGACCGGCATACGGTCGGCATCCTGTATGAAGGCAGCCAAGCTCAGCTGACCTTCCAAAGAATTCCCCTCAAGGACTTGGTGCCGCCGCTAAATCTGTAG